The Drosophila nasuta strain 15112-1781.00 chromosome 2L, ASM2355853v1, whole genome shotgun sequence genome window below encodes:
- the LOC132787357 gene encoding trichohyalin — protein MTVLQWAMGFKGCGLKTQKPANNKAKDLAGCERLGQQIGSIMLENHSNELLLRQQAGLDNRKKGQTRRRVAAPKVYKFQQKYERNRKQKERQISEEQQKLRQFHSHPVPNFNQLHKRWEHRNRVRQMVSQHKVTTAQTPLTLVTSAEARKKREEKMQRTLQKQQSLHQRPKLTSASLDSWRKPPFRPRIQPSFIKVQPFHLLSEERGKRRKAYDERSRYDQQMRFRKQAEEWAKRWREEYLILRNQTNFKARPNPCQSGHMFRKAVKS, from the coding sequence ATGACTGTGCTACAATGGGCCATGGGCTTTAAAGGCTGTGGATTAAAGACACAGAAGCCTGCCAATAATAAAGCCAAAGATCTTGCAGGCTGCGAGCGGCTGGGCCAACAAATTGGCTCCATTATGCTGGAGAATCATTCCAATGAGCTGCTGTTGCGTCAACAGGCGGGCCTGGACAATAGAAAGAAGGGGCAAACACGTCGTCGTGTGGCAGCTCCCAAAGTCTACAAGTTTCAGCAGAAATACGAGCGcaatcgaaaacaaaaagagcgTCAGATCAGCGAGGAACAGCAAAAGTTGCGCCAGTTTCATAGTCATCCAGTGCCGAACTTCAATCAGCTGCACAAACGCTGGGAGCATCGTAATCGAGTGCGTCAAATGGTCTCGCAACACAAGGTGACCACAGCGCAGACGCCTTTGACGCTCGTCACCTCGGCGGAGGCGCGCAAGAAACGCGAGGAGAAAATGCAGCGAACATTGCAAAAGCAGCAGAGCTTACATCAGCGTCCCAAGCTGACATCGGCATCTTTGGACTCTTGGCGCAAGCCACCGTTTCGACCACGCATTCAGCCCAGTTTCATCAAGGTGCAACCGTTCCATCTGTTGTCCGAGGAGCGTGGCAAGCGTCGCAAAGCCTACGATGAGCGCAGCAGATACGACCAGCAAATGCGCTTTCGGAAACAGGCTGAAGAATGGGCGAAACGCTGGCGCGAAGAGTATTTGATACTGCGCAACCAAACCAACTTTAAAGCACGTCCCAATCCTTGCCAATCAGGGCATATGTTTAGAAAAGCAgttaaatcttaa
- the LOC132787338 gene encoding PRKCA-binding protein isoform X2: MLTDDDDFFYEDKMGMTVTTNAVVITKDQSNLIGISIGGGAPMCPCLYIVQVFDGTPAAREGSLQSGDELLAVNSASVKGKTKVEVAKMIQTATDEVTIHYNKLHADPEQGKTLDIILKKLKHRIVDNLSSNTADTLGLSRAILCNDSLVKRLEELEGTELMYKGLVEHARRMLKAYYDLLQTYKSFGDCFTQISAHEPQQRASEAFRTFGEFHRSLEKDGLTIIKQIKPVLADLGTYLNKAIPDTKLTVRRYADAKFTYLSYCLKVKEMDDEEHGFAALQEPLYRVETGNYEYRLILRCRQDARSKFAKLRTDVLEKMELLECKHAMDLNKQLRSLLESLAELHRSLVERLESLPPLFPIEVDFKETDFQYKSSTLKPQELDDDEIQAMDSARQTKVVYGIDAVEQPAPIINVATKETVANTTESSCNENETLLKELGLHDIDLLSNPQTISNQKDSISAQNDGYDFDLFLNQANATTSLERDLMSANASETDLLLQ; the protein is encoded by the exons ATGTTGACGGACGATGATGACTTTTTCTACGAGGATAAAAT GGGCATGACTGTGACCACGAATGCGGTTGTCATCACCAAGGATCAGAGCAACTTGATTGGCATCAGCATCGGAGGAGGAGCGCCCATGTGTCCATGTCTCTATATAGTACAG GTCTTTGATGGAACTCCTGCGGCACGCGAAGGTTCTCTGCAGTCTGGCGATGAGCTGCTGGCCGTCAACTCAGCCAGCGTCAAGGGAAAAACCAAAGTCGAGGTAGCCAAAATGATACAGACAGCCACCGATGAGGTGACCATACACTATAACAAACTGCACGCAGATCCAGAGCAGGGCAAAACTCTTGACATCATATTGAAGAAACTGAAGCATCGCATTGTGGATAATTTGTCAAGCAACACAGCAGATACTTTGGGTCTCTCTCGTGCTATATTGTGCAACGATTCGCTGGTCAAGCGACTGGAGGAACTGGAGGGCACCGAGTTGATGTACAAAGGTCTCGTGGAGCATGCACGTCGCATGCTGAAAGCTTACTATGATCTGCTGCAGACGTACAAGTCTTTTGGGGATTGTTTTACACAGATCTCGGCACACGAACCGCAGCAACGCGCCTCCGAAGCGTTTCGCACCTTTGGGGAATTCCATCGCTCACTGGAAAAAGATGGATTAACCATTATCAAACAAATCAAACCTGTGCTTGCTGATCTGGGCACTTATCTGAATAAAGCCATTCCGGACACGAAGTTGACGGTGCGTCGTTATGCGGATGCCAAGTTTACGTACCTCTCATACTGTCTGAAAGTCAAGGAAATGGATGACGAGGAGCATGGCTTTGCAGCGCTGCAGGAACCGCTCTATCGCGTCGAGACGGGCAACTATGAGTATCGTTTGATCCTGCGTTGCCGGCAAGATGCACGCTCCAAGTTTGCCAAACTGCGCACGGATGTGCTGGAGAAGATGGAGCTGCTGGAGTGCAAGCATGCCATGGATCTAAACAAACAGCTGCGCAGCCTGCTCGAAAGTTTGGCGGAACTGCATCGTAGTTTGGTGGAGCGTCTGGAATCGTTGCCACCGCTGTTTCCCATTGAAGTGGACTTTAAGGAGACCGATTTTCAGTATAAGTCCAGCACACTTAAACCACAGGAGCTGGACGATGATGAGATTCAGGCCATGGACAGCGCACGCCAAACCAAAGTTGTCTATGGCATTGATGCAGTGGAGCAGCCAGCGCCTATTATCAATGTGGCGACCAAGGAGACGGTTGCAAATACCACTGAGTCGAGTTGCAACGAAAATGAAACGCTGCTCAAGGAGCTGGGGTTACACGACATTGATTTGTTGTCAAATCCTCAGACAATCAGCAATCAAAAGGATTCGATTTCCGCACAAAACGATGGCTACGATTTTGATCTGTTTCTTAATCAGGCAAATGCCACCACGAGCTTAGAACGTGACCTGATGTCGGCAAATGCTTCCGAAACCGATTTACTTTTACAATGA
- the LOC132787338 gene encoding PRKCA-binding protein isoform X1: MLTDDDDFFYEDKIVRPPSETTAAPVLIQLDENCTADFEAAKCSAETAVTAKSSHDTWRAESETAVLCTGFDLATERYGQLHRQKYELDRLGMTVTTNAVVITKDQSNLIGISIGGGAPMCPCLYIVQVFDGTPAAREGSLQSGDELLAVNSASVKGKTKVEVAKMIQTATDEVTIHYNKLHADPEQGKTLDIILKKLKHRIVDNLSSNTADTLGLSRAILCNDSLVKRLEELEGTELMYKGLVEHARRMLKAYYDLLQTYKSFGDCFTQISAHEPQQRASEAFRTFGEFHRSLEKDGLTIIKQIKPVLADLGTYLNKAIPDTKLTVRRYADAKFTYLSYCLKVKEMDDEEHGFAALQEPLYRVETGNYEYRLILRCRQDARSKFAKLRTDVLEKMELLECKHAMDLNKQLRSLLESLAELHRSLVERLESLPPLFPIEVDFKETDFQYKSSTLKPQELDDDEIQAMDSARQTKVVYGIDAVEQPAPIINVATKETVANTTESSCNENETLLKELGLHDIDLLSNPQTISNQKDSISAQNDGYDFDLFLNQANATTSLERDLMSANASETDLLLQ, translated from the exons ATGTTGACGGACGATGATGACTTTTTCTACGAGGATAAAAT AGTCAGGCCTCCTAGTGAAACAACTGCTGCTCCGGTGCTCATCCAATTAGATGAAAATTGCACGGCTGACTTTGAGGC TGCAAAATGCAGTGCGGAAACAGCTGTGACTGCGAAGTCCTCACACGACACCTGGCGGGCTGAAAGTGAAACTGCTGTGCTGTGCACTGGCTTCGATCTGGCAACTGAGAGATATGGACAGCTGCATAGACAGAAATATGAGTTAGATCGGTT GGGCATGACTGTGACCACGAATGCGGTTGTCATCACCAAGGATCAGAGCAACTTGATTGGCATCAGCATCGGAGGAGGAGCGCCCATGTGTCCATGTCTCTATATAGTACAG GTCTTTGATGGAACTCCTGCGGCACGCGAAGGTTCTCTGCAGTCTGGCGATGAGCTGCTGGCCGTCAACTCAGCCAGCGTCAAGGGAAAAACCAAAGTCGAGGTAGCCAAAATGATACAGACAGCCACCGATGAGGTGACCATACACTATAACAAACTGCACGCAGATCCAGAGCAGGGCAAAACTCTTGACATCATATTGAAGAAACTGAAGCATCGCATTGTGGATAATTTGTCAAGCAACACAGCAGATACTTTGGGTCTCTCTCGTGCTATATTGTGCAACGATTCGCTGGTCAAGCGACTGGAGGAACTGGAGGGCACCGAGTTGATGTACAAAGGTCTCGTGGAGCATGCACGTCGCATGCTGAAAGCTTACTATGATCTGCTGCAGACGTACAAGTCTTTTGGGGATTGTTTTACACAGATCTCGGCACACGAACCGCAGCAACGCGCCTCCGAAGCGTTTCGCACCTTTGGGGAATTCCATCGCTCACTGGAAAAAGATGGATTAACCATTATCAAACAAATCAAACCTGTGCTTGCTGATCTGGGCACTTATCTGAATAAAGCCATTCCGGACACGAAGTTGACGGTGCGTCGTTATGCGGATGCCAAGTTTACGTACCTCTCATACTGTCTGAAAGTCAAGGAAATGGATGACGAGGAGCATGGCTTTGCAGCGCTGCAGGAACCGCTCTATCGCGTCGAGACGGGCAACTATGAGTATCGTTTGATCCTGCGTTGCCGGCAAGATGCACGCTCCAAGTTTGCCAAACTGCGCACGGATGTGCTGGAGAAGATGGAGCTGCTGGAGTGCAAGCATGCCATGGATCTAAACAAACAGCTGCGCAGCCTGCTCGAAAGTTTGGCGGAACTGCATCGTAGTTTGGTGGAGCGTCTGGAATCGTTGCCACCGCTGTTTCCCATTGAAGTGGACTTTAAGGAGACCGATTTTCAGTATAAGTCCAGCACACTTAAACCACAGGAGCTGGACGATGATGAGATTCAGGCCATGGACAGCGCACGCCAAACCAAAGTTGTCTATGGCATTGATGCAGTGGAGCAGCCAGCGCCTATTATCAATGTGGCGACCAAGGAGACGGTTGCAAATACCACTGAGTCGAGTTGCAACGAAAATGAAACGCTGCTCAAGGAGCTGGGGTTACACGACATTGATTTGTTGTCAAATCCTCAGACAATCAGCAATCAAAAGGATTCGATTTCCGCACAAAACGATGGCTACGATTTTGATCTGTTTCTTAATCAGGCAAATGCCACCACGAGCTTAGAACGTGACCTGATGTCGGCAAATGCTTCCGAAACCGATTTACTTTTACAATGA